From the Hallerella porci genome, one window contains:
- a CDS encoding succinate CoA transferase: MFPFPQLSAAEAAELIRPNEIVGVSGFTLAGYPKAVPQALAERTERLHANGEEFQITLFSGASTGDECDGALARAHAIHWRAPYQSNKNLRSAINCGEVHYTDAHLGMMGRLVRTGALPTPTTAIIEVTDVTADGKIRLSMSCGNSVEFLQRADRVILELNSLYGDALFGMHDCYLPELPPHASPIPVSQVLDRAGNDFVQIDPKKIVGVVRTNVGDSIRPFTEPDAISQTIAGHILEFLAHERKKGRLPANLPYQSGVGNVANAVLTAMARDSKQEPVSLFTEVIQEAVFELIQNDKLVGASGTALTCSSNAREYLKADANALKKKFILRAQEVSNHPEVIRRLGVISMNTALELDIFGNVNSSHVCGSSIMNGIGGAADFSRNALLGFFMTPSTAKDGTISAVVPYVSHVDHTDHETNIFVTEQGLADLRGLDPVSRARLIIDRCAHPAYRPQLNVFLNYSLNSAKGKHIPIALDRAFNMHLRFLSTGTMAE, encoded by the coding sequence ATGTTTCCCTTTCCCCAACTTTCCGCAGCCGAAGCCGCAGAACTTATCCGCCCAAACGAAATCGTCGGAGTTTCCGGTTTTACTCTTGCCGGTTATCCGAAAGCAGTTCCGCAAGCTCTTGCAGAACGCACCGAACGTTTGCACGCAAATGGCGAAGAATTTCAAATCACTCTTTTTTCGGGAGCGTCAACGGGAGATGAATGCGACGGCGCACTCGCCCGCGCCCATGCGATTCACTGGCGTGCGCCTTATCAATCCAATAAAAATTTGCGAAGCGCAATTAACTGCGGCGAAGTCCATTATACCGATGCGCATTTGGGAATGATGGGAAGACTCGTGCGAACGGGAGCGCTTCCCACGCCGACGACTGCGATTATTGAAGTCACCGATGTGACCGCTGACGGGAAAATCCGTCTTTCGATGTCTTGCGGAAATTCCGTTGAATTTTTGCAACGAGCGGACCGCGTCATTTTAGAACTCAATTCTCTTTATGGCGATGCACTTTTCGGAATGCACGATTGTTATTTGCCCGAACTTCCGCCGCATGCGTCACCAATTCCTGTTTCCCAAGTTTTGGACCGCGCTGGAAACGATTTTGTTCAAATCGATCCGAAGAAAATTGTCGGCGTTGTCCGCACAAATGTCGGCGATTCCATTCGTCCATTTACAGAACCCGATGCAATTTCCCAAACGATTGCGGGACACATTTTAGAATTCCTCGCCCACGAACGAAAAAAAGGAAGACTTCCCGCAAATTTACCGTATCAAAGCGGCGTCGGAAATGTGGCAAATGCCGTGCTCACCGCGATGGCTCGCGATTCAAAACAAGAACCGGTCAGCCTCTTTACCGAAGTCATTCAAGAAGCGGTTTTTGAGCTCATTCAAAACGATAAACTCGTCGGCGCAAGCGGTACAGCACTTACATGTTCATCGAACGCCCGCGAATATTTAAAAGCGGATGCGAATGCTCTCAAAAAGAAATTTATTTTGCGCGCACAAGAAGTTTCGAATCATCCCGAAGTCATCCGAAGACTCGGTGTGATTTCGATGAACACTGCCCTCGAATTGGATATTTTCGGCAACGTCAATTCGTCACACGTTTGCGGTTCTTCGATTATGAACGGCATCGGCGGCGCCGCGGACTTTTCTCGCAATGCGCTTCTCGGATTTTTCATGACGCCTTCAACGGCAAAAGACGGCACCATTAGCGCAGTCGTCCCTTACGTTTCTCATGTGGATCACACCGATCACGAAACAAACATTTTTGTCACAGAGCAAGGTCTCGCCGACCTTCGCGGACTTGATCCCGTTTCACGCGCCCGCTTAATTATCGACCGTTGCGCGCATCCCGCTTATCGTCCACAATTAAATGTTTTTTTAAATTACAGTTTAAATTCGGCAAAAGGAAAACACATTCCGATTGCTCTTGACCGAGCATTCAATATGCACTTGCGTTTTCTTTCTACCGGAACGATGGCAGAATAA
- a CDS encoding A/G-specific adenine glycosylase: protein MRIKRDPYAVWISETMLQQTQVSAVKEAFEKWMHDFPTVKILAEASEENVLIHWQGLGYYSRAKNIHKTAKIIAQNGENFPETRKELEALPGIGAYTAGAILSLAFHQNESILDGNLVRIFARLNLFSFLPDAGKTEKKSFWDEARKWATIQNAFLTNEALMELGRKICKKSNPDCKNCPLQKICRAAIENRQEEFPVKKKMQYESWLGFALVVSDSHENFLLQNSPDSPFFKNQWTFPLFENADIFRENFPGIIENIIPPETIQHIAWGKSFEHSITRYKIRCRILQVQVKSRKDLSGEWISKKDISKKIVSSFGKKILSSLEFSSRI, encoded by the coding sequence TTGCGCATAAAACGCGACCCGTATGCGGTTTGGATTAGCGAAACGATGTTGCAGCAGACGCAAGTTTCTGCTGTAAAAGAAGCTTTTGAAAAATGGATGCACGACTTTCCGACCGTAAAAATTTTAGCGGAAGCGAGCGAAGAAAATGTACTCATTCATTGGCAAGGTTTAGGCTATTATAGCCGCGCCAAAAATATTCACAAGACCGCAAAAATCATCGCACAAAACGGCGAAAATTTTCCAGAAACCCGCAAAGAATTGGAAGCGTTACCGGGCATCGGCGCCTATACGGCGGGCGCGATTTTAAGCCTCGCCTTTCATCAAAACGAATCCATTCTCGACGGCAATTTAGTTCGCATTTTCGCCCGTTTAAATTTGTTTTCTTTTTTGCCCGATGCGGGGAAAACCGAAAAAAAATCTTTCTGGGATGAAGCGAGAAAATGGGCGACGATTCAAAATGCTTTTCTTACAAACGAAGCATTGATGGAACTCGGCCGGAAAATTTGCAAAAAGTCAAATCCCGATTGCAAAAATTGTCCGCTGCAAAAAATTTGTCGCGCAGCGATTGAAAATCGCCAAGAAGAATTTCCTGTGAAGAAAAAAATGCAATATGAATCGTGGCTTGGATTTGCGCTTGTCGTAAGCGATTCTCATGAAAATTTTTTGCTTCAAAATTCTCCCGATTCGCCGTTTTTCAAAAATCAATGGACATTTCCGCTTTTTGAAAATGCCGATATTTTCCGCGAGAATTTTCCGGGAATCATCGAAAATATCATCCCGCCCGAAACGATTCAGCACATCGCTTGGGGAAAATCTTTTGAGCATTCCATTACCCGTTACAAAATTCGCTGCCGCATTTTACAAGTCCAAGTGAAAAGCCGAAAAGATTTATCGGGCGAGTGGATTTCGAAAAAAGACATTTCCAAAAAAATCGTTTCTAGCTTCGGAAAAAAAATTCTTTCTTCTCTCGAATTTTCATCGCGAATTTAA
- the hisA gene encoding phosphoribosylformimino-5-aminoimidazole carboxamide ribotide isomerase, which produces MTKFRPCIDIHQGKVKQIVGGTLSDSETPLTHFTSEHSPAYYAELYQKDGLRGGHVIMLGKGCEAAAKEALAAYPNGLQVGGGINPTNAQTFLDAGASHVIVTSWIFDGAILNFEKVKILSEAVGKNHLVLDLSCRRTHSGWNVATNRWQTITDAVVDENLLQKLAAFCDEFLVHAADVEGLERGMDEELVRFLAEKSPIPVTYAGGAKSIDDLIHCNAISNGKVDLTIGSSLDIFGGTGTRYAECVEFNKRQNG; this is translated from the coding sequence ATGACAAAATTTCGTCCCTGCATCGACATTCATCAAGGCAAAGTAAAACAAATTGTCGGCGGCACGCTTTCGGATTCGGAAACTCCGCTGACGCATTTTACAAGCGAACATTCTCCGGCGTATTACGCAGAACTTTATCAAAAAGACGGACTCCGCGGCGGCCACGTCATTATGCTCGGCAAAGGCTGCGAAGCCGCTGCGAAAGAAGCGCTTGCCGCTTATCCAAATGGTCTCCAAGTCGGCGGCGGAATTAACCCGACGAATGCGCAAACTTTTTTAGACGCGGGCGCAAGTCATGTTATCGTCACCAGTTGGATTTTTGACGGCGCTATTTTGAATTTTGAAAAAGTGAAAATTCTTTCTGAAGCCGTTGGAAAAAATCATTTGGTTTTGGATTTGAGTTGTCGCAGAACTCATTCGGGTTGGAATGTGGCGACGAATCGTTGGCAAACGATTACCGATGCCGTTGTCGATGAAAATCTTTTGCAAAAACTCGCCGCTTTTTGCGATGAATTTTTGGTGCACGCAGCCGATGTCGAAGGACTTGAGCGCGGCATGGACGAAGAATTAGTTCGCTTCTTGGCCGAAAAATCTCCGATTCCCGTTACATACGCAGGCGGAGCAAAAAGCATTGACGATTTAATTCACTGCAATGCGATTTCAAATGGAAAAGTCGATTTGACAATCGGCAGTTCTTTGGATATCTTTGGCGGAACAGGTACACGTTATGCAGAATGCGTTGAATTCAACAAACGACAAAACGGTTAA
- a CDS encoding glycosyltransferase, translating into MQNALNSTNDKTVNLQATDSRPPIFGRIVTSVFPKLFAFKHQPPGNIRTCMIPPVVFWEVLHNLPKLLKLRYYLKKKRQAHSPDDIAVAFYSDNLDEVNGIANNLRHVISFMRSHGYKAALAGNAFNTRSRGVIENGYVILLPRIFSMEQLGYANSELAIPHISPILRLIKRYPIDIIELETPSPGAWAVAFCAKIAGIKVISHYRTDVPTYTKTLVKAKWMHRYVLMLMQIFYGFSRPVVSPCKDYKEILHNDIKVPLKDIEIIRRGIPLESYSPNFRGKGTWEKFSNEKGKMRFVCVGRISKEKNLPLLKNLWMEFRKTHDDAELMFVGDGWYLDELKKDFASAPEVHFAGVQGGETLAGLYADADFLLFPSTTDTFGNVVVEALASGTPAIVSDKGGPQDIVFEKGCGYILPGDDPHAWMQKLEECVALKKDETAYQKIRENAYERSKDFTLEKAAAAQWEFYKKVYHNAYLGK; encoded by the coding sequence ATGCAGAATGCGTTGAATTCAACAAACGACAAAACGGTTAATTTGCAAGCGACCGATTCTCGCCCGCCGATTTTTGGAAGAATCGTCACCAGCGTTTTCCCAAAACTTTTTGCGTTTAAACATCAGCCACCCGGAAACATTCGCACCTGTATGATTCCGCCGGTTGTCTTTTGGGAAGTACTTCACAATTTGCCGAAGCTTCTCAAGCTGCGTTATTATTTAAAGAAAAAACGCCAAGCGCATTCTCCCGATGACATCGCCGTCGCCTTTTATTCGGATAATTTAGACGAAGTCAACGGGATTGCAAATAATTTGCGCCACGTCATTTCTTTTATGCGGAGTCACGGCTACAAAGCAGCTCTTGCGGGGAACGCTTTTAATACGCGTTCTCGCGGCGTCATCGAAAATGGCTACGTCATTCTTTTGCCGCGCATTTTCAGTATGGAGCAACTCGGCTACGCCAATAGCGAACTCGCCATTCCGCATATCAGTCCTATTTTGCGTTTGATCAAACGTTACCCGATTGATATTATCGAACTCGAAACGCCGAGTCCTGGCGCTTGGGCAGTTGCATTCTGCGCAAAAATTGCAGGCATTAAAGTCATCAGCCATTACCGCACCGATGTTCCCACTTACACAAAAACTTTGGTCAAAGCCAAATGGATGCATCGTTATGTGTTAATGTTAATGCAAATTTTCTACGGATTTTCGCGTCCAGTCGTAAGTCCTTGCAAAGATTACAAAGAAATTTTGCACAACGATATTAAGGTGCCATTAAAAGACATCGAAATTATTCGACGTGGAATTCCGCTCGAAAGTTACAGTCCCAATTTCCGCGGAAAAGGAACATGGGAAAAATTTTCAAACGAAAAAGGCAAAATGCGATTTGTTTGCGTCGGGCGAATTTCCAAAGAAAAAAATCTTCCGCTGCTCAAAAATTTATGGATGGAATTTCGCAAAACGCATGACGATGCAGAGCTTATGTTCGTCGGCGACGGTTGGTATTTAGACGAACTCAAAAAAGATTTTGCCTCGGCACCCGAAGTTCATTTTGCAGGAGTTCAAGGCGGAGAAACTCTCGCCGGGCTTTACGCCGATGCTGACTTTTTACTTTTCCCGAGTACGACAGATACATTTGGCAATGTCGTCGTCGAAGCGCTTGCATCGGGAACTCCCGCAATTGTCAGCGATAAAGGTGGCCCGCAAGACATCGTTTTCGAAAAAGGCTGCGGATACATTCTCCCGGGCGATGATCCGCACGCGTGGATGCAAAAACTCGAAGAATGCGTTGCTCTCAAAAAAGACGAAACCGCTTATCAAAAAATCCGCGAAAATGCCTACGAACGCAGCAAAGATTTCACCTTAGAAAAAGCAGCTGCAGCCCAGTGGGAATTTTACAAAAAGGTTTACCACAACGCTTACCTCGGCAAATAA
- the recD2 gene encoding SF1B family DNA helicase RecD2, with protein sequence MLESIEGTLKNITFRNPENGFSVLRFTVEGEVKPVTVTGNFPDLSVGESFRMEGEWKTHPKYGKQFACIKSEPFFPESGAGLVAYLGGGLFKGIGEATAKRLVDTFGNDLVHILDGGGDEIAKKKIKGFSGKKVAQFLEDWKKLRESRETMLFLYGHGIFGSVALRLWRQYGQNTIEIISQNPYILCEEVWGIGFVKADEIARKVGFPEWDESRLEAGICYSIFKASSSEGHTYLPRENLLLNAAKELRLTMDSQEAFEDLSFALDSLLKSQKLEEDNGKIAIPNLARAENFIAEFISSRIQNKSKDDPKELEAFLSAFEKEQGFTYDPVQKAGIIQAYQSRIFIITGGPGTGKTTLLKGILALAEANEVDVTLAAPTGRAAKRMQEVTGHDARTLHRLLEINPESRRFMRDENFPLETGIVIVDEFSMVDSWLCAGLMKAISERTHLVLIGDKDQLPSIGPGNVLRDLLSIAEIPSIRLERIFRQAGGNDIAEKATQINQGFKPSPLSGNNFHFTPFDSPEEAQTILSELILKTIPQTMKASPKDLQILVPMHKGPLGTIELNSFLQKLLNHSRKEFISQGIHWKSGDRVMQLRNNYEKNVFNGDIGKIIAVEKEDKKITVDFDGHLVGYEGDELLELSLAYACTIHKSQGSEYSAVILVLDSSHYRMLQRNLLYTGITRAKGHVWILSRGGAFDEAVRNNRMQQRFTRLPEFITNKLKSEGISVSKNPSPFEKFLKFLNE encoded by the coding sequence GTGTTAGAATCGATCGAAGGCACTCTGAAGAACATTACATTTCGAAATCCCGAAAATGGTTTTTCGGTGTTGCGTTTTACGGTCGAAGGCGAAGTGAAACCGGTCACAGTCACGGGAAATTTTCCGGATCTTTCCGTCGGCGAATCTTTCCGTATGGAAGGCGAATGGAAAACGCATCCTAAATATGGAAAGCAATTTGCTTGCATTAAAAGCGAACCGTTTTTTCCGGAATCGGGCGCAGGACTTGTCGCTTATTTAGGCGGCGGACTTTTCAAAGGAATCGGTGAAGCGACTGCAAAACGTTTAGTCGATACTTTTGGAAACGATCTCGTTCACATTTTGGACGGCGGCGGCGACGAAATTGCGAAGAAAAAAATCAAAGGATTTTCGGGGAAAAAAGTCGCCCAATTTTTAGAAGATTGGAAGAAGCTCCGCGAAAGCCGCGAGACGATGCTTTTCCTTTACGGACACGGAATTTTTGGAAGCGTTGCGCTTCGACTTTGGCGACAATACGGGCAAAATACAATTGAAATTATTTCGCAAAATCCTTACATTCTCTGCGAAGAAGTTTGGGGAATCGGATTTGTCAAAGCCGATGAAATTGCGCGCAAAGTCGGCTTTCCCGAATGGGATGAATCGCGTTTGGAAGCGGGAATTTGTTACAGCATTTTTAAAGCGTCTTCGAGCGAAGGGCACACGTATTTGCCCCGTGAAAATTTGCTTTTAAATGCCGCGAAAGAATTACGTTTAACGATGGATTCGCAAGAAGCATTTGAAGATTTATCGTTTGCGCTCGATTCCCTTTTAAAATCTCAAAAGCTCGAAGAAGACAACGGAAAAATTGCAATTCCAAATCTCGCCCGCGCCGAAAATTTTATTGCGGAATTTATCAGCAGCCGCATTCAAAACAAAAGCAAAGACGACCCGAAAGAATTGGAAGCTTTCCTTTCGGCTTTTGAAAAAGAGCAAGGTTTTACATACGATCCCGTTCAAAAAGCGGGAATTATTCAAGCGTATCAAAGTCGCATTTTCATTATCACCGGCGGACCGGGAACTGGAAAAACGACTTTGCTCAAAGGCATTTTAGCGCTCGCCGAAGCAAACGAAGTCGATGTCACTCTTGCTGCTCCCACAGGGCGCGCAGCGAAGCGAATGCAAGAAGTCACCGGCCACGATGCGCGCACATTGCACCGTCTTCTCGAAATCAATCCCGAATCTAGGCGCTTTATGCGCGACGAAAATTTTCCACTCGAAACAGGAATCGTTATCGTCGATGAATTTAGTATGGTCGATTCTTGGCTTTGCGCGGGACTGATGAAAGCGATTTCGGAGCGAACACATTTGGTTTTAATCGGCGATAAAGATCAGCTGCCGAGCATTGGACCGGGAAATGTTTTGCGCGATTTATTGAGCATCGCAGAAATTCCAAGCATTCGATTGGAACGTATTTTTCGTCAAGCAGGCGGAAACGATATTGCCGAAAAAGCAACGCAGATTAATCAAGGTTTTAAACCGTCGCCATTAAGCGGAAATAATTTTCATTTTACTCCTTTTGATTCGCCCGAAGAAGCGCAGACGATTTTATCTGAGCTCATTTTAAAAACCATTCCGCAGACGATGAAAGCGTCGCCAAAAGATTTGCAAATTTTGGTTCCGATGCACAAAGGTCCGCTCGGCACTATTGAATTAAATTCTTTCTTGCAAAAGTTGCTAAATCATTCTCGCAAAGAATTTATTTCTCAAGGCATTCATTGGAAAAGCGGCGACCGCGTAATGCAACTGCGGAATAATTACGAGAAAAATGTTTTCAACGGCGACATCGGAAAAATTATCGCAGTCGAAAAAGAAGACAAAAAAATCACCGTCGATTTTGATGGACATTTAGTCGGTTACGAAGGCGATGAACTTTTGGAACTTTCTCTCGCGTATGCGTGCACGATTCACAAAAGTCAAGGCAGCGAATATTCTGCGGTCATTCTCGTTCTCGATTCTTCGCATTATCGGATGCTGCAACGCAATTTACTTTACACCGGAATTACGCGAGCAAAAGGACATGTTTGGATTCTTTCGCGCGGTGGAGCTTTTGACGAAGCGGTTCGCAATAATCGGATGCAGCAACGCTTTACGCGCCTTCCCGAATTTATTACAAACAAATTAAAAAGCGAAGGAATTTCCGTTTCAAAAAATCCTTCGCCTTTTGAAAAATTCTTAAAATTTTTGAATGAATAA
- a CDS encoding ABC transporter permease subunit, whose protein sequence is MKAYIIRRLLLMIPTILGITIVCFALVQLIPGGPVEEMIAKVQSAAASHGGVSASKAISPEQIAQIQSYFGFDKPAWERYLNWLWNVLHLDLGTSYTYGLPVWDVISSRFPISLAFGFTSFFLSYLVCIPLGLLKAVKNHSAVDKISSVAIFSGYVMPGYALGILLIIFFAGGSFFNIFPLGGIVSEDFEDLSFMGKIGDILLHWTLPMICYMISEFAFLTFLMKNSVLEELGRDYMRTAMAKGMSFRRALVQHALRNALIPIVTRLSEIFTLLFAGALLVEKVFDIDGMGLLYYNSMVNRDYNVVMGVILLSSILTMFGRLFSDILYTLVDPRIRFS, encoded by the coding sequence ATGAAGGCTTACATTATCCGCAGACTCCTTTTAATGATTCCCACGATTTTGGGAATTACGATTGTGTGCTTTGCGCTGGTGCAGCTCATCCCGGGCGGACCTGTTGAAGAAATGATTGCGAAAGTGCAATCGGCTGCGGCATCGCACGGTGGCGTCTCGGCTTCAAAGGCGATTTCTCCCGAACAAATTGCGCAAATTCAAAGTTATTTTGGATTTGACAAACCCGCTTGGGAACGTTACTTAAATTGGCTTTGGAATGTGCTTCATTTAGATCTCGGCACTTCTTATACTTACGGGCTTCCCGTTTGGGATGTGATTTCTTCGCGATTCCCGATTTCGTTAGCGTTTGGTTTTACTTCATTCTTTTTAAGTTATTTGGTTTGCATTCCGCTCGGTCTTTTGAAAGCGGTGAAGAATCATTCTGCGGTGGATAAAATTTCTTCGGTCGCCATTTTTTCGGGCTACGTGATGCCGGGTTATGCGCTGGGAATTCTTCTCATTATCTTTTTTGCAGGCGGATCTTTTTTCAATATTTTTCCGCTCGGCGGGATCGTTTCCGAAGATTTTGAAGATCTTTCTTTTATGGGAAAAATCGGCGACATTCTTTTGCATTGGACGCTCCCGATGATTTGCTATATGATTAGCGAATTTGCGTTTTTAACTTTCCTCATGAAAAATAGCGTTCTCGAAGAACTCGGACGCGATTATATGCGGACGGCGATGGCGAAGGGAATGAGTTTTCGGCGGGCTCTTGTGCAGCACGCATTGCGCAATGCGCTGATTCCGATTGTGACGCGACTTTCCGAAATTTTCACTCTTCTTTTTGCGGGCGCACTTCTTGTCGAAAAAGTTTTTGACATCGATGGCATGGGACTTCTCTATTATAATTCGATGGTGAATCGCGATTATAATGTCGTCATGGGAGTGATTTTACTTTCGAGTATTCTCACGATGTTTGGTCGCCTTTTTAGCGATATTCTTTATACACTTGTCGATCCACGGATTCGGTTTAGCTGA
- a CDS encoding diaminopimelate dehydrogenase: MLKIGILGYGNLGRGVECAVKNSPDMELAAVFTRRDPSSVKLLTAGVPVVKIEDAANWKDKIDVMILCGGSATDLPKQTPEFAKLFNVVDSFDTHAKIPQHFANVDAAAKAAGKIAMISVGWDPGLFSLNRVFATSFLSDGKTYTFWGKGVSQGHSDAVRRIAGVKNAKQYTIPVESALETVRSGSNPELSTRQKHTREVFVVLEAGADAASVEKQIKTMPNYFDEYDTTVHFIDEEEFAKNHSGMAHGGFVIRSGKTGWDGEYKNIIEYSLKLDSNPAFTSSVLVAYARAMMRMYHAGVRGCTTVLDVPPAYLSTKSAEELRKELL; the protein is encoded by the coding sequence ATGCTTAAAATTGGCATTCTCGGTTATGGAAACTTAGGTCGCGGCGTGGAATGCGCTGTAAAAAATTCTCCCGATATGGAACTTGCCGCAGTCTTTACGCGGCGCGATCCGTCTTCGGTTAAACTTTTGACTGCAGGCGTTCCGGTGGTAAAAATTGAAGACGCTGCAAATTGGAAAGATAAAATCGATGTGATGATTCTTTGCGGTGGAAGCGCAACCGATTTGCCGAAGCAAACTCCGGAATTTGCGAAGCTTTTTAATGTCGTCGATAGCTTTGACACGCATGCAAAAATTCCGCAGCATTTTGCAAATGTCGATGCAGCAGCAAAAGCCGCAGGAAAAATTGCGATGATTTCTGTCGGTTGGGATCCGGGTCTGTTTTCGCTCAATCGCGTTTTTGCTACATCGTTTTTGTCCGATGGAAAAACTTATACATTCTGGGGCAAAGGCGTTTCGCAAGGTCACTCCGATGCAGTGCGCCGCATTGCGGGCGTGAAAAATGCTAAGCAATATACGATTCCTGTAGAGAGCGCGCTTGAAACAGTTCGCAGCGGATCGAATCCAGAACTTTCAACGCGTCAAAAGCATACGCGCGAAGTTTTCGTCGTCTTGGAAGCGGGCGCCGATGCCGCTTCTGTTGAAAAGCAAATCAAAACGATGCCGAATTATTTTGATGAATACGATACGACGGTGCATTTTATCGACGAAGAAGAATTTGCAAAAAATCATTCGGGAATGGCTCACGGCGGTTTCGTCATCCGTTCGGGAAAAACCGGTTGGGACGGCGAATACAAAAATATCATCGAATACAGTTTGAAATTGGATTCGAATCCGGCATTTACATCGAGCGTTCTTGTGGCTTATGCCCGTGCGATGATGCGGATGTATCACGCTGGCGTTCGCGGCTGCACAACGGTTTTGGATGTGCCGCCCGCATATCTTTCTACGAAATCGGCTGAAGAATTGCGCAAGGAATTACTCTAA
- a CDS encoding dUTP diphosphatase, translating into MAEETIQIQYLDDSIPRLEYIGGKSDWIDLSAAETVTLKKGEFKLIHLGVAMKLPAGYEAHIAPRSSTFKNWKILQVNSVGVVDGSYCGKDDWWKMPVYATEDVTIEKGSRIAQFRILENQPKLHFVETVLEDKSRGGFGSTGKK; encoded by the coding sequence ATGGCTGAAGAGACAATTCAAATTCAATACTTAGACGATTCGATTCCTCGTTTGGAATATATCGGCGGAAAATCGGATTGGATTGATTTGAGCGCAGCGGAAACGGTCACTCTGAAAAAAGGAGAGTTTAAACTCATCCATTTGGGTGTCGCGATGAAGCTTCCCGCTGGCTACGAAGCGCATATCGCACCGCGGAGTTCAACATTTAAAAACTGGAAAATTTTACAAGTCAATTCTGTCGGCGTTGTAGACGGCAGTTATTGCGGTAAAGATGACTGGTGGAAAATGCCTGTGTATGCAACCGAAGATGTGACAATCGAAAAAGGAAGTCGCATCGCACAATTCCGCATTCTAGAAAATCAACCGAAACTTCATTTTGTCGAAACGGTTTTAGAAGATAAAAGTCGCGGCGGCTTTGGAAGTACCGGGAAAAAGTAA